From the Primulina tabacum isolate GXHZ01 chromosome 3, ASM2559414v2, whole genome shotgun sequence genome, one window contains:
- the LOC142539290 gene encoding DNA topoisomerase 6 subunit B isoform X2, translated as MIGLAEHGRVDEELYDDFETEKAREKRLAKEARLQEIQAKNASLGKKAKALVAAKSIKSREASYYKVSCKDNGRGMPHDDIPNMFGRVLSGTKYGLKQTRGKFGLGAKMALIWSKMSTGLPIEIRSSMKGQSYSSFCRLDIDINRNIPHIHVHNKKENKEKWHGAEINIVIEGNWTTYRSKILHYMRQMAVITPYAEFLFKFLSEVPDKNVTVRFARRTDIMPPAPLETKYHPSAVDLLLIKRLIAETSKPKLLQFLQQEFVNVKKSYADRLIGEMGPDFNPSMLVKSLTSQQIVRIHQLFRQAKFDDPSGDCLSPAGEYNLRLGIIKELHPDMVATYSGSAQVFEGHPFIVEAGISLGGKDVKQGLNIFRFANRIPLLFEQGADVVTRTAIKRINWNSYKINQAQDKIGVFVSIVSTKIPFKGTGKEYIGDDINEIASAVKIAIQQCCAQLKSKIVKRIQAREQQERKRSLSKYIPNATGAIYEILKEMSSSHASKKRRSEDKDAELLRQVSAKLVTEETLREKLTRHVEQVDYEMALEYATQTGVNEEPRDDIYIQPLKTECNFTDFYSPVFVFRLIH; from the exons ATGATTGGTCTTGCCGAGCATGGACGTGTTGATGAAGAGCtatatgatgattttgagacGGAAAAGGCCCGTGAG AAAAGGCTTGCCAAAGAAGCACGTCTGCAAGAGATCCAGGCAAAGAACGCTTCTCTCGGGAAGAAAGCCAAGGCGCTAGTTGCTGCAAAATCCATAAAGAGCCGCGAGGCATCATATTACAAAGTTTCATGTAAG GATAACGGAAGAGGAATGCCACATGATGATATTCCAAATATGTTTGGACGAG TTTTATCTGGAACTAAATACGGTTTAAAACAGACACGCGGAAAGTTTGGACTTGGTGCCAAGATG GCGCTTATTTGGTCCAAGATGAGTACTGGATTGCCTATTGAGATCCGTTCGTCGATGAAGGGGCAAAGTTACTCATCATTTTGCAGAttagatattgatattaatag GAACATTCCTCACATTCATGTACATAATAAAAAAGAGAACAAGGAAAAATGGCATGGAGCTGAGATCAATATAGTCATTGAAGGGAACTGGACAACATATCGT TCCAAAATACTGCATTACATGCGACAAATGGCTGTCATCACTCCTTATGCGGAGTTTCTCTTCAAGTTTTTGTCAGAAGTACCAGA TAAAAATGTCACTGTCAGATTTGCTAGGAGgacagatataatgcctccagCTCCTCTTGAAACCAAGTATCATCCGTCAGCAGTAGATTTGCTTTTGATTAAACGACTTATTGCGGAAACATCAAAGCCTAAACTTTTGCAATTTCTTCAGCAAGAATTTGTGAATGTTAAGAAGTCCTATGCTGACCGATTAATTG GGGAAatgggtcccgattttaacccaaGTATGCTGGTTAAATCTCTGACCTCACAGCAAATTGTTCGTATTCATCAGTTGTTCCGTCAAGCGAAGTTTGATGATCCCAGTGGTGAT TGTCTTAGTCCTGCTGGAGAATACAATCTCCGTTTGGGAATTATAAAGGAATTGCATCCAGATATGGTTGCAACTTATTCAGGAAG CGCTCAAGTGTTCGAAGGCCACCCTTTCATTGTGGAGGCTGGAATTAGTTTGGGTGGAAAAGATGTTAAACAG GGCCTAAACATTTTCCGATTTGCTAACCGAATTCCACTTCTGTTCGAGCAAGGGGCTGATGTTGTCACGAGGACTGCTATTAAGAGAATCAA TTGGAACAGTTACAAGATCAACCAAGCACAAGATAAGATCGGGGTCTTTGTGAGCATTGTAAGCACCAAGATTCCTTTCAAAGGAACCGGAAAGGAGTACATCGGTGATGACATTAATGAAATTGCTTCTGCCGTCAAG ATAGCTATTCAGCAATGCTGTGCACAGCTGAAATCTAAAATAGTTAAAAGAATTCAAGCTCGTGAGCAGCAGGAGAGAAAACGAAGTTTGAGCAA GTACATTCCAAATGCCACGGGTGCtatatatgaaattttaaaagaaatgtCTAGCTCTCATGCTTCAAAGAAGAGACGTTCTGAAGACAAGGATGCAGAATTACTTAGACAAGTTTCAGCTAAATTAGTAACCGAAGAGACGTTGCGGGAGAAGCTCACTCGACATGTGGAACAG GTTGACTATGAGATGGCTTTGGAGTATGCAACACAGACGGGGGTGAATGAGGAACCCAGAGACGACATTTATATACAACCCTTGAAAACCGAATGCAATTTCACTGATTTTTACAGCCCTGTATTTGTCTTCAGGCTCATTCATTAG
- the LOC142539290 gene encoding DNA topoisomerase 6 subunit B isoform X1 gives METPISSESPTETKKSKGKTSRKPKGSAAQVLKQKSPAEFFADNKNIAGFDNPGKCLYTTVRELVENALDSAESIAELPVIEITIEEIEKRKFNSMIGLAEHGRVDEELYDDFETEKAREKRLAKEARLQEIQAKNASLGKKAKALVAAKSIKSREASYYKVSCKDNGRGMPHDDIPNMFGRVLSGTKYGLKQTRGKFGLGAKMALIWSKMSTGLPIEIRSSMKGQSYSSFCRLDIDINRNIPHIHVHNKKENKEKWHGAEINIVIEGNWTTYRSKILHYMRQMAVITPYAEFLFKFLSEVPDKNVTVRFARRTDIMPPAPLETKYHPSAVDLLLIKRLIAETSKPKLLQFLQQEFVNVKKSYADRLIGEMGPDFNPSMLVKSLTSQQIVRIHQLFRQAKFDDPSGDCLSPAGEYNLRLGIIKELHPDMVATYSGSAQVFEGHPFIVEAGISLGGKDVKQGLNIFRFANRIPLLFEQGADVVTRTAIKRINWNSYKINQAQDKIGVFVSIVSTKIPFKGTGKEYIGDDINEIASAVKIAIQQCCAQLKSKIVKRIQAREQQERKRSLSKYIPNATGAIYEILKEMSSSHASKKRRSEDKDAELLRQVSAKLVTEETLREKLTRHVEQVDYEMALEYATQTGVNEEPRDDIYIQPLKTECNFTDFYSPVFVFRLIH, from the exons ATGGAAACCCCAATAAGCAGTGAGAGCCCGACGGAAACGAAAAAGTCGAAAGGGAAAACATCCAGAAAGCCCAAAGGCTCCGCCGCCCAAGTTCTCAAACAAA AATCGCCGGCTGAGTTTTTTGCGGATAACAAGAATATTGCTGGGTTTGACAAT CCAGGAAAATGCTTGTACACTACTGTGAGAGAACTTGTTGAAAATGCACTTGATTCAGCTGAATCAATTGCTGAACTTCCTGTCATAGAGATAACCAT AGAAGAGATCGAAAAAAGAAAGTTCAATTCTATGATTGGTCTTGCCGAGCATGGACGTGTTGATGAAGAGCtatatgatgattttgagacGGAAAAGGCCCGTGAG AAAAGGCTTGCCAAAGAAGCACGTCTGCAAGAGATCCAGGCAAAGAACGCTTCTCTCGGGAAGAAAGCCAAGGCGCTAGTTGCTGCAAAATCCATAAAGAGCCGCGAGGCATCATATTACAAAGTTTCATGTAAG GATAACGGAAGAGGAATGCCACATGATGATATTCCAAATATGTTTGGACGAG TTTTATCTGGAACTAAATACGGTTTAAAACAGACACGCGGAAAGTTTGGACTTGGTGCCAAGATG GCGCTTATTTGGTCCAAGATGAGTACTGGATTGCCTATTGAGATCCGTTCGTCGATGAAGGGGCAAAGTTACTCATCATTTTGCAGAttagatattgatattaatag GAACATTCCTCACATTCATGTACATAATAAAAAAGAGAACAAGGAAAAATGGCATGGAGCTGAGATCAATATAGTCATTGAAGGGAACTGGACAACATATCGT TCCAAAATACTGCATTACATGCGACAAATGGCTGTCATCACTCCTTATGCGGAGTTTCTCTTCAAGTTTTTGTCAGAAGTACCAGA TAAAAATGTCACTGTCAGATTTGCTAGGAGgacagatataatgcctccagCTCCTCTTGAAACCAAGTATCATCCGTCAGCAGTAGATTTGCTTTTGATTAAACGACTTATTGCGGAAACATCAAAGCCTAAACTTTTGCAATTTCTTCAGCAAGAATTTGTGAATGTTAAGAAGTCCTATGCTGACCGATTAATTG GGGAAatgggtcccgattttaacccaaGTATGCTGGTTAAATCTCTGACCTCACAGCAAATTGTTCGTATTCATCAGTTGTTCCGTCAAGCGAAGTTTGATGATCCCAGTGGTGAT TGTCTTAGTCCTGCTGGAGAATACAATCTCCGTTTGGGAATTATAAAGGAATTGCATCCAGATATGGTTGCAACTTATTCAGGAAG CGCTCAAGTGTTCGAAGGCCACCCTTTCATTGTGGAGGCTGGAATTAGTTTGGGTGGAAAAGATGTTAAACAG GGCCTAAACATTTTCCGATTTGCTAACCGAATTCCACTTCTGTTCGAGCAAGGGGCTGATGTTGTCACGAGGACTGCTATTAAGAGAATCAA TTGGAACAGTTACAAGATCAACCAAGCACAAGATAAGATCGGGGTCTTTGTGAGCATTGTAAGCACCAAGATTCCTTTCAAAGGAACCGGAAAGGAGTACATCGGTGATGACATTAATGAAATTGCTTCTGCCGTCAAG ATAGCTATTCAGCAATGCTGTGCACAGCTGAAATCTAAAATAGTTAAAAGAATTCAAGCTCGTGAGCAGCAGGAGAGAAAACGAAGTTTGAGCAA GTACATTCCAAATGCCACGGGTGCtatatatgaaattttaaaagaaatgtCTAGCTCTCATGCTTCAAAGAAGAGACGTTCTGAAGACAAGGATGCAGAATTACTTAGACAAGTTTCAGCTAAATTAGTAACCGAAGAGACGTTGCGGGAGAAGCTCACTCGACATGTGGAACAG GTTGACTATGAGATGGCTTTGGAGTATGCAACACAGACGGGGGTGAATGAGGAACCCAGAGACGACATTTATATACAACCCTTGAAAACCGAATGCAATTTCACTGATTTTTACAGCCCTGTATTTGTCTTCAGGCTCATTCATTAG
- the LOC142539290 gene encoding DNA topoisomerase 6 subunit B isoform X3, translated as MDVLMKSYMMILRRKRPVRLAKEARLQEIQAKNASLGKKAKALVAAKSIKSREASYYKVSCKDNGRGMPHDDIPNMFGRVLSGTKYGLKQTRGKFGLGAKMALIWSKMSTGLPIEIRSSMKGQSYSSFCRLDIDINRNIPHIHVHNKKENKEKWHGAEINIVIEGNWTTYRSKILHYMRQMAVITPYAEFLFKFLSEVPDKNVTVRFARRTDIMPPAPLETKYHPSAVDLLLIKRLIAETSKPKLLQFLQQEFVNVKKSYADRLIGEMGPDFNPSMLVKSLTSQQIVRIHQLFRQAKFDDPSGDCLSPAGEYNLRLGIIKELHPDMVATYSGSAQVFEGHPFIVEAGISLGGKDVKQGLNIFRFANRIPLLFEQGADVVTRTAIKRINWNSYKINQAQDKIGVFVSIVSTKIPFKGTGKEYIGDDINEIASAVKIAIQQCCAQLKSKIVKRIQAREQQERKRSLSKYIPNATGAIYEILKEMSSSHASKKRRSEDKDAELLRQVSAKLVTEETLREKLTRHVEQVDYEMALEYATQTGVNEEPRDDIYIQPLKTECNFTDFYSPVFVFRLIH; from the exons ATGGACGTGTTGATGAAGAGCtatatgatgattttgagacGGAAAAGGCCCGTGAG GCTTGCCAAAGAAGCACGTCTGCAAGAGATCCAGGCAAAGAACGCTTCTCTCGGGAAGAAAGCCAAGGCGCTAGTTGCTGCAAAATCCATAAAGAGCCGCGAGGCATCATATTACAAAGTTTCATGTAAG GATAACGGAAGAGGAATGCCACATGATGATATTCCAAATATGTTTGGACGAG TTTTATCTGGAACTAAATACGGTTTAAAACAGACACGCGGAAAGTTTGGACTTGGTGCCAAGATG GCGCTTATTTGGTCCAAGATGAGTACTGGATTGCCTATTGAGATCCGTTCGTCGATGAAGGGGCAAAGTTACTCATCATTTTGCAGAttagatattgatattaatag GAACATTCCTCACATTCATGTACATAATAAAAAAGAGAACAAGGAAAAATGGCATGGAGCTGAGATCAATATAGTCATTGAAGGGAACTGGACAACATATCGT TCCAAAATACTGCATTACATGCGACAAATGGCTGTCATCACTCCTTATGCGGAGTTTCTCTTCAAGTTTTTGTCAGAAGTACCAGA TAAAAATGTCACTGTCAGATTTGCTAGGAGgacagatataatgcctccagCTCCTCTTGAAACCAAGTATCATCCGTCAGCAGTAGATTTGCTTTTGATTAAACGACTTATTGCGGAAACATCAAAGCCTAAACTTTTGCAATTTCTTCAGCAAGAATTTGTGAATGTTAAGAAGTCCTATGCTGACCGATTAATTG GGGAAatgggtcccgattttaacccaaGTATGCTGGTTAAATCTCTGACCTCACAGCAAATTGTTCGTATTCATCAGTTGTTCCGTCAAGCGAAGTTTGATGATCCCAGTGGTGAT TGTCTTAGTCCTGCTGGAGAATACAATCTCCGTTTGGGAATTATAAAGGAATTGCATCCAGATATGGTTGCAACTTATTCAGGAAG CGCTCAAGTGTTCGAAGGCCACCCTTTCATTGTGGAGGCTGGAATTAGTTTGGGTGGAAAAGATGTTAAACAG GGCCTAAACATTTTCCGATTTGCTAACCGAATTCCACTTCTGTTCGAGCAAGGGGCTGATGTTGTCACGAGGACTGCTATTAAGAGAATCAA TTGGAACAGTTACAAGATCAACCAAGCACAAGATAAGATCGGGGTCTTTGTGAGCATTGTAAGCACCAAGATTCCTTTCAAAGGAACCGGAAAGGAGTACATCGGTGATGACATTAATGAAATTGCTTCTGCCGTCAAG ATAGCTATTCAGCAATGCTGTGCACAGCTGAAATCTAAAATAGTTAAAAGAATTCAAGCTCGTGAGCAGCAGGAGAGAAAACGAAGTTTGAGCAA GTACATTCCAAATGCCACGGGTGCtatatatgaaattttaaaagaaatgtCTAGCTCTCATGCTTCAAAGAAGAGACGTTCTGAAGACAAGGATGCAGAATTACTTAGACAAGTTTCAGCTAAATTAGTAACCGAAGAGACGTTGCGGGAGAAGCTCACTCGACATGTGGAACAG GTTGACTATGAGATGGCTTTGGAGTATGCAACACAGACGGGGGTGAATGAGGAACCCAGAGACGACATTTATATACAACCCTTGAAAACCGAATGCAATTTCACTGATTTTTACAGCCCTGTATTTGTCTTCAGGCTCATTCATTAG
- the LOC142539291 gene encoding uncharacterized protein LOC142539291 — protein MGRGRAKGKKLTMTNQDDTGSGEEEKLPAQKKRGRPQKSLKDEVDEEEARKIEDGSSEDTGEAPDIDSKSKTLAHNGKKRLKNGETKEKAVLVKEENGNATRIKTEESAKSNGFRQNGNRRKSKPHRAAEAVVECN, from the coding sequence ATGGGTCGAGGTAGAGCCAAGGGAAAGAAGCTAACCATGACCAACCAAGATGACACTGGCAGTGGCGAAGAAGAAAAACTTCCTGCGCAGAAGAAAAGGGGGCGACCTCAAAAATCACTTAAAGACGAGGTAGACGAAGAAGAAGCTCGAAAAATAGAAGATGGGTCCAGTGAAGACACAGGTGAAGCACCGGATATAGACTCAAAAAGCAAGACCTTGGCACATAATGGAAAAAAACGTTTAAAGAACGGTGAAACGAAGGAGAAAGCTGTGTTGGTGAAGGAGGAAAATGGAAATGCAACGAGAATAAAAACCGAAGAGTCGGCTAAGTCTAATGGTTTTCGCCAAAATGGAAATAGGCGAAAGAGCAAACCCCATCGGGCTGCTGAAGCCGTTGTCGAGTGCAACTGA